The Leptospira koniambonensis region CTGAGTGGACGGATCCGAATAAAGGAGTTGTACTTCTTCCATTATTCCCTCATTTTTCCAGATCAACAGTTCTTTCCACAGCAATGCTAATGGAAAAACAATTAGGATACTGCCCTGCTTCCAATCCGCATTGGGTGAGACCATTCTCAGACAGAAAAGAATATTTAGAGTCCATCCGAGACTTGATCTTAGATTTTTTCCAAGGCAAACTTTCCGAAAAAGATTTTTTACATATCAAACAAGAGCCAATCCCAGATTGGCAGAACCTGGATATAGTATTCAGTGCGCATGGAATCCCGCTTCGCCTAATCAAAAAAGGCGACGTATATACAAAAGAGATCGAAGAAAATGTAAAAGCTCTCACTACTCTTTTAAGAGAAAAAGGTTATAAAGGACAAATACATCTGTCTTATCAGAGCAGGGTAGGGCCAAGCAAATGGACCATTCCTAACACTCTTGATAAGATCCAAGAGTTGGGACAAAAAGGAACCGAAAGGATCGCAGTGTATCCGATCAGTTTTATCAGCGATCATTTAGAAACCTTAGAGGAGATCGGAGTCCAGATTAGAGACCATGCTCTTCAAAATGGGATCTCGGAGTATTACAGAATTCCAGCTCCAGGAACATATCCAGCATTCTTAGAAGCATTGGCAAAATTTGTATTTGAGGCAAAACATTCTGCACAGAACGGTAGAACCTTAAGCTGTATCTGCAAGGCTTCAGGCGGCTGGGACCCGAAAAAGGAAAAAATATCCTGTGATTGTGCATAAAATTAATATTGACATTTGCACAGAAATCGTGCAAATTTAAAATATTATGAAAAATGTCACATTCAGGATAGATGAAAACCTGATCCAAAAAGCCAGAGCAAAAGCGATCGATTTAAATAAATCGCTGAATGAACTTTTTGTAGAGTGGCTTACCACATTCTCGAACGATAATCGCGAATCCTTGGATTACAAAAAATATATTAGCAAATACTCTCATATCAAGATCAAAGAGAAATATTCCAGAGATCAGATGAATGAGCGATAGGATATTCTTAGATACGAATATCCTACTGTATCAATTCGGCGAAGATAACGAAAAACGATCACAAGCAATTGATATCATAGCTCGAGCCGTAAAAACTGACAACTACGTCATCAGCTACCAAGTGATCCAAGAATTTTCGAACGTTGCATTGAGTGAAAAGAAAAAATACTTTTCCGTTCCAGAATTGAAAAGTTATCTACAAGATATTCTAATCCCACTTTGCAAATTCTATCCTTCTGCTGATTTTTATCTAGAAGGTTTGAGAATTAAGAACAAATATAAATACGGCTTTTATGATAGCCTTATTCTGGCCGCAGCCAAAAGACTAGGATGTACACAGATCTATTCGGAAGATCTGCAAACTGGTCAAAAATTGGAAGGACTGCAGATTATAAATCCTTTCAAAGTCGGATCTAAAAAGAAATAATACCTTTTATCTTTCTCAAGTACCGCTTGTAGGAACTCCAATAAGGCAACCAAAAGAGCCCAAATTTTCTCCAAATGCCTGTCCAATTTTTCAAAACTCAATTGATCTATAGTTAAAATCATCTTCTATAGGAGACAAATATGGACGAATATTTAATCTTAATGCGATTGGATCTGATCACAAAGGATGCACAACCTTCGCCAGAACAAATGCAAGTGTATATGAAAATGTACCAGGACTGGGTGGGAGGAATTGCCGCTCAAAACAAATTTGTGGGCGGGACAGGACTATCGACCGAAGGTAAGGTCATCAAATCAGGGCAGATCATCACTGACGGACCATTTGCAGAAACAAAAGAATCCATAGCAGGTTTTATCACAATCAAGGCAAAAAATTTTGAAGAAGCGACCAATATCGCCAAAGAATGCCCTATCCTAAATGGCCCTGGAAATAGTGTAGAAGTGAGAAAAATTGTAGGTGTAGACAAATAACGTTAACCGACACATTTATCTGATTCAAATTTTATGCAAAGTCCGGAGATATTACCTCATTTATTCAGGAATGAATATACTAAAATTGTCTCTGTTCTTTGCAAACATATAGGTTTCGAAAGGATAGATATTGCAGAAGAGATCGCAAGTGAGACTTTTCTAACCGCAACTGAAACCTGGGGAATTAAAGGAAATCCTGAAAACCCAATAGCCTGGCTTTATACAGTGGCAAAGAATAAGGCTAAAAATTACCTTCAAAGAAATTCAGTTTTTAAAAATAAAATCCTTCCTGAACTCACTAAATCTCAATTTGAGCTATTCGACACTGAAATTGATCTTTCTCCAGAGAATATATACGATAGCCAACTCAGAATGATGTTCGCAGTTTGCCATCCTTCTATTTCACCTGAGGCACAGGTTGGACTTTCACTTAGGGTTTTATGTGGGTTCGGGATAGAAGAGATAGCCGATGCCTTCTTAACGAATAAAGAAACGATCAATAAGAGACTATTTAGAGCAAAAGAAAAATTAAGAGAAGAAAAGATCAACATCCAACTTCCAGTGTCGGAAGAATTAGAAGATCGATTGGATTCGGTTCTCTCCACGATCTATTTATTATTTAACGAAGGATATCATTCTATCAGCCAGAACAAAACTTTACGTAAAGATCTTTGTTTAGAAGCAATCCGTCTCTGCAGCATGCTTGCAGAAAACCAGATCACCGATAAACCTCAAGTATATGCACTTCTGTCATTAATGTGCTTTCATACTTCTAGATTTGAAGCAAGACAGGATGAAAATGGGGAACAGATCCTTTACCAAGACCAAAACACAAATCTTTGGAATTTCGATCTGATTGCTAAGGGTGAAATTTTTTTGACCAAGGCAGCAACTGGGACCAAACTCACAAAATATCATTTAGAAGCAGGAATTGCATACTGGCATACCCAAAAGGAAGACACAAAAGAAAAATGGGAAAATATTTTGCAGTTATACAACCGTCTACTTCAATTACAATATTCACCAATCGCCGCTTTGAATAGAACATACGCTCTTTCTAAGGCAAATGGAAAAGAAGAAGCAATCATCGAAGCAGCAAAATTAGATCTGAAAGAAAATCATTTTTACTTTGCTCTTTTAGGAGAATTGTATTTAGATATAGATAATTCAAAGTCAGAGGAAAATTTTCGCAAAGCATATTCACTTGCAAAAACTTCTCAGGCCAAGATCAGTATCCAAAAAAAGATCGATCAATTCTCAAAGTAAACAAATGCTTAATACAAAGAAAACAAAACATATCAGCGTAACTATCCCTGTTGCACAAAAGACCGCTTACGAATATCTTTCCGACCCTAAAAATTTTCCGGAATGGGCATCCGGTTTATGCAAATCCATTTCTCCCCTAAAAAACGGAGAGTGGTCCATCGATTCTCCCATGGGCAAACTAACAGCAAAATTCACAGATAAAAACCAATACGGGATCTTGGATCATTATGTAATATTCAGTCCTGAAAATATTTCTTATAATCCTCTTAGGATCATTGAGAATGGAGACGGGAGTGAACTAATTTTTACATTATTCCAAACAGAAGGAATGACTTCCGAAAAATTTGAAGAGGATTCCAACTGGATCAAAAAAGATCTGGAAGAACTTAAAGGAATTTTAATAAAGAAATTTGTCAGCTGATCATGCCGAAAGATCCGGATTATATAAAGAGAAGGCCCGTTCCAGGATGGATTTTAGACCGATCCCATTCCTGAAATTCCCTTCTACCTTGATCTCTGGAGGTAAAACTCTATCCAGGTCCCGGTTGAATGCATGAAGCTGTGGCCCATACACTGGTAGTGCATCCTTCCAAACAGTTACATAGTGGTTTAAAGGAACTCCGCTTTCAGAGAACAGTTTTTTACGATCTTCTTCTACTACTGAGATGATCTCTTCTTCCGTTTTGGAGGAAATTTCTCTGTCTCCTGCGCCGCCCATAATAAAAGTTTCTGAATGGATCCCGTCTGAGGTCCGACCAGAGAATATAAAATCGTTAAACAAGATCCCTCTGGATCTAATTCCTAATTCAGAAGAAAAACTTTTATGATCCTTAGGGAATAATACTCCGAATCCTTTTTTTCCATCCAAGATAGAATCTTTTCCGAAACGGGTCACACTTACTATAGGCAAAGTTTCCAACATCCCTTGGTAGGATTTAAATTCTTTAAATTCTGATTTCAGAAGTTTTAATGCAGTTCCGAGATTTGTAGCGATCGTGATCTTGGACTTAGGATAACTAGCTCTCAATTCCTTTAAGTTAGAAATGTCCTGGTTATATTTGATCTTCCCCTGAGAAGATACTCTTGCTTCTAATGCGCCAAGTAAACTGCTTAAGCCGCCTCTAAAACTTACAGTTCCTCTTCTGCCAGGAAGAAGTTTCGGTTTTCCTTTTCTGGATTCTCTAAGAAGAAGAATGTTCTTCCAAAGAGGAGCTTGCTCAGGTAAAAATTTTCCGAGAACAAGTTCCGCGGACATTGCATCCAGATCACCCGCATATATTCCGCCTAATGCAGGTTCCAGAACTTTATTCATTACATTTTCTCCCAATACTCTTTTTCCCCATTGATGAATAGATTCACCCGGGAGAGGTTGGGCAGGCACAGTTAATGCAGAGAACGCAAAAGAGATTATTTCGAAAACGGAAAGAGGCATTCTTCTCATTTTTCCGCCTGAGAATATATAACGTTTTTTAGATGTAGGGTTGGAGAGAAGGATATCTAACCCTAAACGAGAGGCGAGGCTTTCTAACTCCCAACAATTTAAGATCCCGTTGGCCGCCCTTTCTACGATCCCGTATTCCGTTCTCACGGAACGGATCAGTCCTCCGGAACTTTCTTTTTTTTCAAGTATTAATACGGACTCACCTTTCTCTAAAGAAAGGAATGCATGCAGAAGTCCAGTAAAACCTGCGCCAATTACTATATGATCCGGAACCCATTTCGCCACGGATACAAAGTAATGGGATGGAAACTATTGGCAATTAAATCCTAGATTTTCTTTTAAAAGGAAGAAAAGTTTTTATCAAGATCAGAAATCGAATCTGTAGCCCATTGTATATTTGGTTTCCATTCCGGAGAAACTTCCTCCACCAGAAAATCCGCCTCCCGTTCCAATACTGGAAGGCATTGCGGATATTACCATACCTCTACTTTGGCCATCTGAAAACTGAACTACTGATTTGACAGAATTTGCAAAAATATAAGAATCGATCAGGTTTATAATATAAATACCACCTAACACAAATAAGGTGCCTTGGTATTCTTTAAAGTTTTTATCAGCTTCTTCTCTTTTTATTTGGACCTGACTGGATTGATTCGCCAAATAAGCATCGATAGGAGATAAAGAAGGAGTAGCAGCAGCTTGGGCTTGGCCAAGTGCAGCAAGTGTAAGACTTTCTTTTGTATATGGATTTCCCAGATCTCCGTATTCTTTTACGGAAGTCCTATAAACTCTGAACTTATCATAGGCAATAAATGCAACTGCAGCAAATAGAGTAGGGTAGAGAAGTGATTGGAACTTTCTGTCGGTATAATATTGTCCCCAACCTGGAACGGCCGCGGATCTCCAGAGCGCATTTAAAGGACGTTTTGCTTCTTGTTTACGAAGTTCTTCCAAGCGACGGGCTTCTTCTTCCGCTGCTGCTTGTTTTTTTAGGTCTTCTTCTTTTTGTTTATCTTCTTCCAGTTGTCTCTGTGCTGCTTCTTTATCTTCTAATTCTTTTTTGTCCGCAGCGAGTTTGTCCTCTTCTTCTTTACGGATCTTTTCCTCTTCGTCATCATTTATGTCTTGGAAAAGGATTTTAAGGATCAGGTCCTTATCTACTTTACGTTTTCCTGATTCTGTTTGAAGAAGAACAGAATGTTGGTTCTGAGTTATAATATCTCCTTTTACTTTTCCACCTTCTCTCAATAGAATGGTGACAGGAAAAATTCCCACAGGAGCAAAAACGATCAGCAAGATCGGAATTATTTTTTTTAAACGCAAAGATGACATTTCAAAACTAAAAAGTGTTACGCCACTAAAGTCCCCAAAGTATTGGACGAAAAGAAATTAATTTCCAAATGAGTCCTTTCTAAAGGAAGAAACAGCTATTGGACCCGAATATTTCAGAAAGAGAGTCAAATAGACTGAGAAAATACCTTGGTTTCAGGACTTTTTCTTCTCAAACGCATATCCAAACCAGTACATGCATTCCTTAAGAAAGGTTTTCCTTGGTCTGTTAAAACAAGGGTTTTTCCTTTCCACTCTATTAAATTATCGTCTTCCATACTGGCCAAATAGAGGCGAACCTCTTCAAAAATCGGATCCGGGACCTCTACTTTTCCCAAAGTAGAAAGTTTTAGAATGAGTTCTCTTTGGACCAAATCTTCTGAATTTAATTTATGTCCCCTGAGTATTGCCTGCCCATTTTCCGAAATTCTTCTTTGGTATTTTTTCAGGATCTTTTCGTTCTGATAAAAACAATCCCAACTATCCGAAATTGCAGACACTCCTAAACCTAAAAGTAGGTCAGTGGACTTGGTGGTATAACCCATAAAATTTCTGTGGAGATTTCCGTTTTGGTAAGCGGTGTATAAGGAATCAGACTCTAAAGCAAAATGGTCCATTCCAATTTCTTTATATCCTGCGCTTAAGAAAAGCTCTCTACCGATCTCATAGAGTTCTCTTTTCTCTTCTCCCTTAGGAAGGTCGTCTTCTGTGAATAATCTTTGTGCTGCTTTAATCCAAGGTACATGAGCGTAACTATAGAATGCGATACGATCGGGCCTAAGTTCCAAAGTTTTTCGGATAGTTTCCTTCATACTTTCTTTGGTTTGTTTAGGAAGCCCGTAGATCAGATCGAAATTTACAGAATGATATCCTAATTTTCGAGAACCCTCGGTGATTGCCGCAGTTAATTCATAAGGCTGGATACGATTCACTAATCTTTGCACTTCTGGATCGAAGTCCTGGACTCCCAAGCTAATTCTTGTAAATCCGTATTTTGCAAGTACCTCAAGTTGAGAAAGTCGAGTCCTTCTTGGATCCACTTCCAAAGAAAATTCTGGAGAATCAGCGACATTCCAAGAATCTAAAATTGGCTTTAATAAACTTTCCAAATTGGATTCGGAAAGATAAGTAGGAGATCCACCACCTAAATGTAATTCTCTAAGCTCACGTTTAGCAAGTTCAGGAAGTTCTTCTTGGTATTTTCTGAATTCTTGCAGAACCGTTTCTACATAAGGATCCTCTACAGAATGGTTTTTAGTGATAGAAGTATTACATCCACAGAAAGAACAAAGAGTCTCACAAAATGGAATATGAATGTATAATGCTAGAGAAGAATCGTCAGGAACCAACCTTCTGCGAAGCGCATCTATCCATTCTTCTCTAGTTGGATTATCTTCCCAATAAGGTACTGTAGGATAACTAGTATACCTAGGCGCCGGAACATCGTATTTTCGAATTAGATCAGATTTGGAACTCATACGAATGCCTCACGTATCGTACTTACGAAAGTTCTAATATTCGCTTCGGGAGTTTTTGGCAGGACTCCATGTCCTAAACCACAGACCCATCCCGCTCTTTTTTCTAGGGCCAGATCTAAAAACGGCCTGATCCAACGACTTAAATATTTCTTAAATTCTCCAGGCTCCATGAATAATAATGCCTGGTCAAAATTCCCCTGAACAAAATGGGAACCGTTCCCTAAGAAGCCAACGATATCAGTCCTATGATCCATCCCAAAACCAGTCAGACCCGAAACTTCTCTTAGAGATTGTAAAGAACTCGGTGCAAGATTTTTAGCATAATAACCAATTTTACCTGGAAATGTTTCTACTAAAACTTTGATGGTAGGCAAGATCGCCTCTTGAAAGAATACAGGAGAAGCATCTCCAGCCGCAGTATCAAAGATCATTACGATCTCGGCGCCACCTTCTAATTGTAGGCGTATGTTTTCTTTTAATAAAGCAAGGATCTTCTCGTAAAAACCTTCTCTTAGCTCTGCAGAAACTTTAGGAAGTATTAGATTTCCATCATGTTTCCCTTGTGTAGCATAACAGAATAAGGTCCAAGGTCCTCCCACAAATCCTATCAGGGATTTATCTTTAGAGATCCTTTTTCTGGTGCGAATGACTGCATCCTTTTGGAATCCCATAAATTCTACTGCTTGTTCCAAAGGATAAAACTTATTCAGATCTTCTACTGTAGAAAGATGCCAACCAAGTTTTGGACCTTCATCTCCGAAACGTAGGCCCATTCCGAATGCTTCTAAAGGAAAAAGAATATCCGAGAATAAAATTGCAGTATCAAAATCAAAATCATCTACGGGACCAAAAGCAACTTCTGCAGCAAGTTCTGGGACCTTACATAGTTCTTCGAAAGAATGTTTTTTTCTTAAATTTTGGTAATGCCAATGATAACGGCCTGCCTGGCGCATCATCCAGATAGGAGGAGTAGCCTGAGGTTCTAATTTAAGTGCTGCTTGGAATCTAGTATTAGACATTTTTTAAGTCTCCGATCCATTGGTAGCCGACTCCTCTCACGGAACGGATCGCATCTTCGCCTTTATCTCCGAAGGCTTGGCGTAATCTAACAATGGAATTATCTATAGTTCTATTTGTAGGGAATTTTTCCTCTCCCCAAAGGCGATCTAGGATCTCATCTCGGCTGACTGTTCTTCCCCTTTCTTCTACCAAAAAGTTTAAGAGAGCACAGTCTCTTTTGGAAAGATGGATCTCTTCTTTGGATGGTGTAAGAATACAATATCCGTAAAAATCCAGAAGGTAACCTTCGTAAGAATATTTAGCCTGTTTTATGGAATGTTTATGAGATTCTAATACGTGTTTTACCCTAATCAGCAATTCCTTTAAATGAAATGGCTTAGGTATAAATTCTTCTGCGCCTAGTTCGAATCCTCTCAAACGTTCAGGCGCTCCTGAATGTGCAGTTAAAAATAAAAATGGAGGGCAATCTTTTCTGGATTTTAATTCTTCAGCAAGTTCGAAGCCATCTCCATCAGGTAAACGAACATCTAAAAGTATAAGATCAGGTTTGGAATCTGCAGCTAAAACTTTTGCAGACTGAGCAGAAACGGTCCAGACCATTTCGTATCCTTCTTTTTCCAAACGTTCTTTTAAAGTTTCACCTAAAGAGCGGTCATCTTCTACTAATAGTAATTTCGCTTTCATATACTTCTCCTTTGAGAAGAATAAGAGGGGAGAGTAAGCTCTGCCAAAAATCCTCCTGACTCAGAATTTTGAACGGAGAAGTTCCCACCCATTCTTCCGGCCAATTTTTCAGCGATATACAATCCAACTCCAGTACCACTGGTACTCGTATGTCTTAAAAACAATCTTCCTAATAATTTAAAATCGCCCGAAAAACCTTTTCCGTTGTCTTCGAATCTGAATTTAATCTTATCTCCGGAAATTGGCTCAGAAAGAATTTTTACCTTAGTGGCGCCTCCATGCTGCACAGAGTTCTCCAAAAGATTTCTAAAAATACTTTCGAGTGCTCTTCTATCTGCTAACACTTTGGTTTCTTTCCATTCTGTTTGGATATCCAACTCGGACCATTCTTCTCTTAGACTTTCTCCCCAGTGTCGGAGGTCCAACTCTTCTAAATATAATCCTTCGGATCTCATGAGACTTGCCAGGTACAATGCCTTGTTCATCTGAGATTCTATACGATCTGAGTCCTTGAGTAATCTATGAAGAAGTCTGTCTTTACCTGCATCCACACCTTCTTCCAACAGACTTTCTGCCTGTAGTCTAAGACTCGCTAAAGGTGTTTTCATTTCGTGAGTTACTGTAGAGAAAAAATCGTGAATGAGTTTGTTTCGCTTTTCTTCTCTAAAAGTAAGCCAGATCAAGGTGGCCCCACCGCTCACTAGTAAAAATAGAAAGAAGGTCCCCTCCATCTTGATCATGGAACTTTGCCTTTCTAATTTTTCTAAAAAATCAATATCGATCTGAGATCCGAGGCGAGAGGCAAGTTCAGTCGCCATTCTATTCTGTCTTAATCCCAAAAAAAGCCACCAGACCCCGAGTGAGACCGTGGTCACAACCCAGATTACCGGCAAAACAATCTTTTTGGAATCGAAGACCTTCATACTTTCAATTTTTTTAATGCGGAGTCCGCTTTCTCCAATGTTTCAGAAAGTATTTTATCAGAATGAGCATAGCTCAAAAAACCAACTTCATAGCCGGAAGGAGCTAAATAAATTCCTTCTGCGAGAAGTGCATGGAATACTTTTGCAAAACCCTCTTTATGACCGACTGGGATCTTATCCACAGTACGAATCGGAGAGGAGGACTTTTTATGGAACCAAAACAAAGAAGAGTGTACACTGGAATCCCAATCTCCCTCTGGATCCCTTTCCCTTAAAATAGAAACCATCCCGGAAACAAAAGATTTGGTGCGATTTTCTAAAACGTTCCACACATTATCTTTTTCACATTTTTGGACGGTAGCAAGACCGGCCCTCATTCCAAAAGGACTAGCACTTAATGTTCCTGCTTGGTATACAGGTCCTTGAGGAGCGACGAGATCCAATAGTTCAGCTTTTCCCGCATAAGCTCCCACTGGAAATCCACCGCCTATGATCTTTCCGTAAGTAACAAGATCAGGA contains the following coding sequences:
- the hemH gene encoding ferrochelatase, which codes for MKNKLLLINLGGPRNAEEIPKFLKDLFEDPLVFDLPLPEFLRIRLARKIAETRAKKVEETYASMGFGGGSPLVAQTEKQAEGLKKLLEESGEKWEVKTAMCCGYPDIRELPSEWTDPNKGVVLLPLFPHFSRSTVLSTAMLMEKQLGYCPASNPHWVRPFSDRKEYLESIRDLILDFFQGKLSEKDFLHIKQEPIPDWQNLDIVFSAHGIPLRLIKKGDVYTKEIEENVKALTTLLREKGYKGQIHLSYQSRVGPSKWTIPNTLDKIQELGQKGTERIAVYPISFISDHLETLEEIGVQIRDHALQNGISEYYRIPAPGTYPAFLEALAKFVFEAKHSAQNGRTLSCICKASGGWDPKKEKISCDCA
- a CDS encoding uroporphyrinogen decarboxylase family protein, encoding MSNTRFQAALKLEPQATPPIWMMRQAGRYHWHYQNLRKKHSFEELCKVPELAAEVAFGPVDDFDFDTAILFSDILFPLEAFGMGLRFGDEGPKLGWHLSTVEDLNKFYPLEQAVEFMGFQKDAVIRTRKRISKDKSLIGFVGGPWTLFCYATQGKHDGNLILPKVSAELREGFYEKILALLKENIRLQLEGGAEIVMIFDTAAGDASPVFFQEAILPTIKVLVETFPGKIGYYAKNLAPSSLQSLREVSGLTGFGMDHRTDIVGFLGNGSHFVQGNFDQALLFMEPGEFKKYLSRWIRPFLDLALEKRAGWVCGLGHGVLPKTPEANIRTFVSTIREAFV
- a CDS encoding sensor histidine kinase, with translation MKVFDSKKIVLPVIWVVTTVSLGVWWLFLGLRQNRMATELASRLGSQIDIDFLEKLERQSSMIKMEGTFFLFLLVSGGATLIWLTFREEKRNKLIHDFFSTVTHEMKTPLASLRLQAESLLEEGVDAGKDRLLHRLLKDSDRIESQMNKALYLASLMRSEGLYLEELDLRHWGESLREEWSELDIQTEWKETKVLADRRALESIFRNLLENSVQHGGATKVKILSEPISGDKIKFRFEDNGKGFSGDFKLLGRLFLRHTSTSGTGVGLYIAEKLAGRMGGNFSVQNSESGGFLAELTLPSYSSQRRSI
- a CDS encoding SRPBCC family protein — protein: MLNTKKTKHISVTIPVAQKTAYEYLSDPKNFPEWASGLCKSISPLKNGEWSIDSPMGKLTAKFTDKNQYGILDHYVIFSPENISYNPLRIIENGDGSELIFTLFQTEGMTSEKFEEDSNWIKKDLEELKGILIKKFVS
- the hemN gene encoding oxygen-independent coproporphyrinogen III oxidase — protein: MSSKSDLIRKYDVPAPRYTSYPTVPYWEDNPTREEWIDALRRRLVPDDSSLALYIHIPFCETLCSFCGCNTSITKNHSVEDPYVETVLQEFRKYQEELPELAKRELRELHLGGGSPTYLSESNLESLLKPILDSWNVADSPEFSLEVDPRRTRLSQLEVLAKYGFTRISLGVQDFDPEVQRLVNRIQPYELTAAITEGSRKLGYHSVNFDLIYGLPKQTKESMKETIRKTLELRPDRIAFYSYAHVPWIKAAQRLFTEDDLPKGEEKRELYEIGRELFLSAGYKEIGMDHFALESDSLYTAYQNGNLHRNFMGYTTKSTDLLLGLGVSAISDSWDCFYQNEKILKKYQRRISENGQAILRGHKLNSEDLVQRELILKLSTLGKVEVPDPIFEEVRLYLASMEDDNLIEWKGKTLVLTDQGKPFLRNACTGLDMRLRRKSPETKVFSQSI
- a CDS encoding antitoxin gives rise to the protein MKNVTFRIDENLIQKARAKAIDLNKSLNELFVEWLTTFSNDNRESLDYKKYISKYSHIKIKEKYSRDQMNER
- the hemG gene encoding protoporphyrinogen oxidase, which gives rise to MAKWVPDHIVIGAGFTGLLHAFLSLEKGESVLILEKKESSGGLIRSVRTEYGIVERAANGILNCWELESLASRLGLDILLSNPTSKKRYIFSGGKMRRMPLSVFEIISFAFSALTVPAQPLPGESIHQWGKRVLGENVMNKVLEPALGGIYAGDLDAMSAELVLGKFLPEQAPLWKNILLLRESRKGKPKLLPGRRGTVSFRGGLSSLLGALEARVSSQGKIKYNQDISNLKELRASYPKSKITIATNLGTALKLLKSEFKEFKSYQGMLETLPIVSVTRFGKDSILDGKKGFGVLFPKDHKSFSSELGIRSRGILFNDFIFSGRTSDGIHSETFIMGGAGDREISSKTEEEIISVVEEDRKKLFSESGVPLNHYVTVWKDALPVYGPQLHAFNRDLDRVLPPEIKVEGNFRNGIGLKSILERAFSLYNPDLSA
- a CDS encoding response regulator transcription factor; this encodes MKAKLLLVEDDRSLGETLKERLEKEGYEMVWTVSAQSAKVLAADSKPDLILLDVRLPDGDGFELAEELKSRKDCPPFLFLTAHSGAPERLRGFELGAEEFIPKPFHLKELLIRVKHVLESHKHSIKQAKYSYEGYLLDFYGYCILTPSKEEIHLSKRDCALLNFLVEERGRTVSRDEILDRLWGEEKFPTNRTIDNSIVRLRQAFGDKGEDAIRSVRGVGYQWIGDLKNV
- a CDS encoding YciI family protein, with product MDEYLILMRLDLITKDAQPSPEQMQVYMKMYQDWVGGIAAQNKFVGGTGLSTEGKVIKSGQIITDGPFAETKESIAGFITIKAKNFEEATNIAKECPILNGPGNSVEVRKIVGVDK
- a CDS encoding PIN domain-containing protein — encoded protein: MSDRIFLDTNILLYQFGEDNEKRSQAIDIIARAVKTDNYVISYQVIQEFSNVALSEKKKYFSVPELKSYLQDILIPLCKFYPSADFYLEGLRIKNKYKYGFYDSLILAAAKRLGCTQIYSEDLQTGQKLEGLQIINPFKVGSKKK
- a CDS encoding RNA polymerase sigma factor, with amino-acid sequence MQSPEILPHLFRNEYTKIVSVLCKHIGFERIDIAEEIASETFLTATETWGIKGNPENPIAWLYTVAKNKAKNYLQRNSVFKNKILPELTKSQFELFDTEIDLSPENIYDSQLRMMFAVCHPSISPEAQVGLSLRVLCGFGIEEIADAFLTNKETINKRLFRAKEKLREEKINIQLPVSEELEDRLDSVLSTIYLLFNEGYHSISQNKTLRKDLCLEAIRLCSMLAENQITDKPQVYALLSLMCFHTSRFEARQDENGEQILYQDQNTNLWNFDLIAKGEIFLTKAATGTKLTKYHLEAGIAYWHTQKEDTKEKWENILQLYNRLLQLQYSPIAALNRTYALSKANGKEEAIIEAAKLDLKENHFYFALLGELYLDIDNSKSEENFRKAYSLAKTSQAKISIQKKIDQFSK
- a CDS encoding LA_0442/LA_0875 N-terminal domain-containing protein; this translates as MSSLRLKKIIPILLIVFAPVGIFPVTILLREGGKVKGDIITQNQHSVLLQTESGKRKVDKDLILKILFQDINDDEEEKIRKEEEDKLAADKKELEDKEAAQRQLEEDKQKEEDLKKQAAAEEEARRLEELRKQEAKRPLNALWRSAAVPGWGQYYTDRKFQSLLYPTLFAAVAFIAYDKFRVYRTSVKEYGDLGNPYTKESLTLAALGQAQAAATPSLSPIDAYLANQSSQVQIKREEADKNFKEYQGTLFVLGGIYIINLIDSYIFANSVKSVVQFSDGQSRGMVISAMPSSIGTGGGFSGGGSFSGMETKYTMGYRFDF